In one window of uncultured Acetobacteroides sp. DNA:
- the hxsD gene encoding His-Xaa-Ser system protein HxsD, protein MIEFIQIDDRTVQVKIDSSIFNEQVITKSLYWLSENYNIYQMLSERIFVVKFEIKHGLLFENNVEVLKSCLSQYLIDFKTRDIINKETKNIREILLIKAFANNDEFEDYNLIDNEQK, encoded by the coding sequence ATGATTGAGTTTATTCAAATTGATGATAGAACAGTTCAAGTTAAGATTGATAGTAGTATTTTCAATGAACAAGTAATTACTAAAAGTTTATATTGGCTCAGCGAAAATTATAATATATATCAAATGTTATCAGAAAGGATATTCGTTGTAAAATTTGAAATTAAACATGGATTACTTTTTGAAAATAATGTTGAAGTTTTGAAATCTTGTTTAAGTCAATATTTAATTGATTTTAAAACAAGAGATATAATAAATAAAGAAACAAAGAATATTAGAGAAATACTTTTAATAAAAGCATTTGCGAATAATGATGAATTTGAAGATTATAATTTAATTGATAATGAGCAAAAATAG
- the hxsB gene encoding His-Xaa-Ser system radical SAM maturase HxsB has product MNYYLLPFRFERLGDYEILVNEVGDYLICLAGTSKRIVERQVSENDELYKDLISNHFISTKPIPKLVDNLAARYRTKKAFLDNFTALHIFVMTIRCNQNCLYCQASSKECNQTIYDISYETLDYGINLMFQSPSPHLTMEFQGGEPTLVFDKIEYAIEKCEKINDSKNKHIIYVICTNSVSLSSDMLSLCKKYNVLISTSLDGPEFVHNQNRGKKDSYEKVLCGIKNVRNELGDNKVSALMTTSRLSLNYPKEIVDSYIENGFSNIFLRSLNPYGLVYENDNWDDYYSQFIEFYKISLDYIIKKNKEGIYFEESFTTLILKKILTPFSIGFVDLQSPAGLINSVVVYNYDGYVYASDESRMLAEHEDFTFRLGSVKDRYLDLFYGKKTLEIANTWANESLAGCSDCAFQAYCGADPVRNYTTQNDMEGFRPTSFLCKKNKSIIKHIFSLIINRNEEVMPVFKSWLNNN; this is encoded by the coding sequence ATGAATTATTATCTATTACCTTTTAGATTTGAAAGATTAGGAGATTATGAAATATTAGTAAATGAAGTAGGTGATTACTTGATATGTTTAGCAGGAACATCTAAGAGAATTGTAGAAAGACAAGTGTCTGAAAATGATGAGTTGTACAAAGACTTGATATCGAATCACTTTATATCTACAAAACCAATTCCTAAATTAGTTGATAATCTTGCAGCTAGATATAGAACAAAAAAGGCTTTTCTAGATAATTTTACGGCTTTACATATTTTTGTAATGACAATTAGATGTAATCAAAATTGTTTATATTGTCAAGCATCTAGTAAAGAATGTAATCAAACTATTTATGATATTAGTTATGAAACATTAGATTATGGAATAAATTTAATGTTTCAATCTCCATCGCCTCATTTAACTATGGAATTTCAGGGAGGAGAACCAACTCTTGTTTTTGATAAAATAGAATATGCAATTGAAAAATGTGAAAAAATAAATGATTCTAAAAATAAGCATATAATATATGTAATATGTACAAATTCTGTTTCTTTAAGCAGTGATATGCTTTCTTTATGTAAGAAATATAACGTTCTTATTTCTACTTCACTTGATGGTCCAGAATTTGTTCATAATCAAAATAGGGGGAAAAAAGATAGTTACGAAAAGGTTTTATGTGGTATTAAAAATGTTAGAAATGAGTTGGGTGATAATAAAGTATCTGCATTAATGACTACTTCTAGATTATCACTGAATTATCCAAAAGAAATAGTTGATTCCTATATTGAAAATGGATTTTCAAATATATTTTTACGATCATTAAATCCATATGGTTTAGTTTATGAAAATGATAATTGGGATGATTATTATAGTCAATTTATTGAATTTTATAAAATATCATTAGACTATATTATTAAAAAAAATAAAGAAGGTATTTATTTTGAAGAAAGTTTTACTACTTTAATTTTAAAGAAAATCCTCACTCCATTTTCTATAGGATTTGTAGATCTACAATCTCCTGCAGGTTTAATAAATTCTGTTGTTGTCTACAATTATGATGGTTATGTTTATGCATCTGATGAATCCAGAATGTTAGCCGAGCACGAAGATTTTACTTTCAGATTAGGAAGTGTAAAAGATCGATATCTTGATTTATTTTATGGAAAGAAAACTTTGGAAATAGCAAATACATGGGCCAATGAATCTTTAGCAGGATGCTCAGACTGTGCCTTTCAAGCATATTGTGGTGCAGATCCTGTACGAAATTATACAACACAGAATGATATGGAAGGATTTCGGCCAACATCATTTTTATGTAAAAAAAATAAATCAATAATTAAGCATATATTTTCTTTAATAATTAATCGAAATGAAGAAGTAATGCCTGTGTTTAAATCATGGTTAAATAATAATTGA
- the hxsC gene encoding His-Xaa-Ser system radical SAM maturase HxsC — MLNKTIKCLQHNISHEVLMIYSNNQLLNGYCFVDGLSDQFEIQLEFEHDKLKFCWRYILINKNDFDYFVDGDILLFRPNGTIRIVYCNNSNDNVLFLTEQCNNHCLMCSQPPQMKNDINYYYWLNTRLIELIPDNLSRIGITGGEPTLLKNGLIDILNNIKNKFKNIDIQLLSNGRNFEDINYVHSIYNIELEKLLIGIPLHSDFYKDHDYIAQSEDAYNQTLKGLYNLAKYDFNIELRIVINKINKDRLNNISNFIFRNLPFVKHVSFMGMEYIGFVPKNKEKIWIDPVEYKEELKKSVLNLSSLGMNVSIFNLPLCLLDKSLYSYSKKSISDWKIKYFDICDECILRHDCGGDFETSLQYSCNIKPVCI, encoded by the coding sequence ATGCTGAATAAGACAATTAAATGTTTACAACATAATATATCTCACGAAGTGTTGATGATATATTCAAATAATCAATTGCTTAATGGATATTGTTTTGTTGACGGGTTGTCTGACCAATTTGAAATTCAACTTGAGTTTGAACATGATAAATTAAAATTCTGTTGGAGGTATATATTAATTAATAAGAATGATTTTGATTATTTTGTTGATGGTGATATATTGTTATTTCGACCAAACGGTACAATACGAATTGTTTATTGTAATAATTCTAATGATAATGTATTATTCCTTACAGAGCAATGCAATAACCATTGTTTAATGTGTTCTCAACCTCCACAAATGAAAAATGATATTAATTATTACTATTGGCTTAATACTAGATTAATAGAATTAATTCCAGATAATTTATCAAGAATAGGAATAACAGGAGGCGAACCCACACTATTGAAAAATGGATTAATTGACATTCTGAATAATATAAAAAATAAATTTAAAAATATTGATATACAGTTATTGTCAAATGGGAGAAATTTTGAAGATATTAATTATGTTCATAGTATTTATAATATTGAATTGGAAAAATTATTGATTGGAATTCCTCTTCATTCAGATTTTTATAAAGATCATGATTATATTGCGCAATCAGAAGATGCATATAATCAAACTTTAAAAGGATTGTATAACTTAGCTAAATATGATTTTAACATTGAATTGAGAATAGTAATAAATAAAATTAACAAAGACAGATTAAACAATATCTCAAATTTTATTTTTAGAAATCTACCTTTTGTTAAACATGTTTCATTCATGGGTATGGAATATATTGGTTTTGTTCCTAAAAACAAAGAGAAAATATGGATTGATCCTGTTGAATATAAAGAAGAACTTAAGAAATCTGTTTTGAACTTATCTTCATTGGGAATGAATGTTTCAATATTTAATTTGCCTCTTTGTTTATTAGATAAAAGTCTTTATTCATACTCAAAAAAATCCATTTCTGATTGGAAGATTAAGTATTTTGATATTTGTGATGAATGTATCTTAAGACATGATTGTGGAGGTGATTTTGAAACTTCATTGCAATATAGTTGTAATATTAAACCTGTATGTATTTAA
- a CDS encoding peptidoglycan-binding domain-containing protein: MKLKHIKILKSIFLSSVASLVSTESNATIYDLEKIDLNNECESSSISGTKKTELSPKLVITFNNDDTYTTMAHRSHSSHSSHSSHSSHYSSYNSTESTSYPTTTPTSYTPSTSTNRNSSTQSGSYQTTSNTTYNTSSKESQLKLGDRVLKRGMIGSDVEELINLLVLKGYFVKDNPEKIIYNEFNLNVEIAVINFQKNKGLIVDGIVGSEMIYCLKK, from the coding sequence ATGAAACTAAAACACATCAAAATTTTAAAAAGTATTTTTCTTTCATCTGTAGCATCATTAGTATCAACGGAATCAAATGCTACAATTTATGACTTGGAAAAAATAGATTTAAACAATGAATGTGAAAGTTCTAGTATTTCAGGGACGAAAAAAACTGAGCTAAGTCCAAAATTAGTTATAACATTCAATAATGATGATACTTATACTACTATGGCACATAGGAGCCATAGTTCACATAGCTCCCATTCATCTCATAGTTCTCATTATTCTAGTTATAATTCTACGGAAAGTACTTCATATCCGACAACAACACCAACAAGTTATACGCCTTCTACTTCCACAAATAGGAATAGTTCCACTCAGAGTGGATCATATCAAACAACATCAAATACAACATATAACACATCAAGTAAAGAATCTCAATTAAAACTTGGCGATAGAGTTTTGAAAAGAGGTATGATTGGTTCTGATGTTGAAGAGTTAATTAATCTGCTGGTTTTGAAAGGGTATTTTGTAAAGGATAATCCTGAGAAGATAATTTACAATGAATTTAATCTTAATGTAGAAATTGCTGTTATTAATTTCCAAAAAAACAAAGGACTTATAGTTGATGGAATTGTAGGATCAGAAATGATTTATTGTCTCAAAAAATAG
- a CDS encoding transposase has product MTLYKNQYRIETTRLQNWDYTTYGAYFITICTYNRENLFGHITNGEMHLNLNGNIVEQCWHDLPNHYPNLILDAFVIMPDHIHCIIMINNNSDGGDNGNDGIDGGNGIVQTGFKPVSPGMQETGLKPVSTKSHGIFEFVRALKTFSSRQINKINDTPGTPRWQTRFYDRIIRDEPELQQIRQYIHDNPAKWEK; this is encoded by the coding sequence ATGACCCTATACAAAAACCAATACCGCATCGAGACCACCCGCCTGCAAAATTGGGACTACACCACCTATGGGGCATATTTCATAACCATCTGCACCTACAACCGCGAAAACCTATTCGGCCACATCACCAACGGCGAAATGCACCTCAACCTCAACGGCAATATCGTCGAACAATGCTGGCACGACTTACCCAACCATTACCCCAATTTGATATTGGATGCATTCGTCATCATGCCCGATCATATCCATTGCATTATAATGATTAACAACAATTCCGATGGGGGCGATAATGGAAATGATGGCATCGATGGCGGCAATGGCATCGTACAGACGGGTTTCAAACCCGTCTCCCCCGGAATGCAAGAGACAGGTTTGAAACCTGTCTCTACAAAATCCCATGGCATTTTCGAATTCGTTCGCGCCCTCAAAACATTTTCATCCCGTCAAATCAACAAAATCAACGATACCCCCGGCACCCCACGTTGGCAAACCCGATTCTACGACCGCATCATCCGCGACGAACCCGAATTGCAACAAATCCGCCAATACATTCACGACAACCCCGCCAAA
- a CDS encoding pseudouridine synthase: MLNHFTTETSHIELPVQFPSPFTSEPHPICKLAAGEVKAYLEQQAQWHDELQQGKMFGVLVVKESNGRLGYLAAFSGNLAGKNHHPFFVPPVADLLSPNGFFKQGEQVISSINRQIAEMEQNPEFTNRRNQLEQAKQQSIEAIAAAKAALKASKAAREERRTTNPSDEELTAMVRQSQYEKAELKRLEKRWAARIAELQAEYNRYAQPIEGLRSKRKALSADLQQRLFDEFQLLNIRGEAKGLVEIFANTAQRVPPGGTGECAGPKLLQYAFANSLTPIAMAEFWWGSSPKTEIRHHGHYYPPCKGKCDPILAHMLHGMAVKHPEKKNESLTPLSLEVIYEDNWLLVINKPAGMLSAPGKTGDKSAVELASELLQGREAFLVHRLDMATSGLLLIAKNKEVYKQLQSQFEQRRVRKRYIAILEGMLHSNEGTVNLPLILNPLDRPRQMVCHQHGKPSTTNYQVLERRNGQTRVAFYPLTGRTHQLRVHAAHPHGLCCPIVGDELYGSKANRLYLHAEYLEFTHPVKQSIIRLEKLARF; encoded by the coding sequence ATGCTCAACCATTTTACTACCGAGACCAGCCATATAGAGCTACCCGTACAATTCCCTTCGCCCTTTACCAGCGAACCGCATCCTATATGCAAGTTGGCAGCTGGCGAAGTAAAGGCGTACCTCGAACAGCAAGCCCAGTGGCACGACGAGCTGCAGCAGGGTAAGATGTTTGGCGTTTTGGTGGTAAAGGAAAGCAACGGACGACTAGGCTACCTTGCCGCCTTCTCTGGAAATCTGGCAGGGAAGAACCACCATCCCTTCTTTGTTCCCCCGGTAGCCGATCTGCTAAGCCCCAACGGCTTCTTTAAGCAGGGCGAGCAGGTTATCTCCTCCATAAATCGGCAAATAGCCGAGATGGAGCAAAACCCTGAGTTTACCAACCGAAGGAACCAGCTAGAGCAGGCAAAGCAGCAATCCATCGAAGCGATTGCCGCCGCAAAGGCCGCCCTAAAGGCCTCGAAGGCTGCAAGAGAAGAGCGCCGCACCACAAACCCATCGGACGAGGAGCTAACGGCTATGGTTCGACAAAGTCAGTACGAGAAGGCCGAGCTAAAGAGGCTAGAGAAAAGATGGGCAGCCCGAATTGCCGAGTTGCAAGCCGAGTACAACCGCTACGCCCAACCCATAGAGGGGCTACGGTCAAAGAGAAAGGCGCTATCAGCCGATCTTCAACAACGGCTCTTCGACGAGTTTCAGTTGCTAAACATACGCGGCGAGGCTAAAGGACTGGTAGAGATCTTTGCGAATACCGCCCAGCGGGTTCCTCCCGGAGGAACTGGAGAGTGTGCTGGCCCTAAGCTGCTTCAGTACGCATTTGCCAACAGCCTTACCCCCATTGCCATGGCCGAGTTCTGGTGGGGCAGCTCTCCTAAAACGGAAATCCGCCACCACGGCCACTACTATCCCCCTTGCAAGGGTAAGTGTGATCCCATCTTGGCCCACATGCTACATGGTATGGCCGTAAAGCATCCCGAAAAGAAAAACGAAAGCCTCACTCCCCTATCCCTCGAGGTTATCTACGAGGACAATTGGCTGCTGGTAATCAATAAGCCCGCAGGTATGCTCTCAGCCCCAGGTAAGACAGGCGACAAATCGGCGGTGGAGCTCGCAAGCGAGCTGCTACAGGGGCGCGAAGCCTTTTTGGTACATCGGCTCGACATGGCCACCTCCGGCCTGCTGCTTATTGCAAAGAACAAGGAGGTGTACAAGCAGCTGCAGTCGCAGTTCGAGCAGCGCAGGGTACGGAAGCGCTACATTGCCATCCTCGAGGGCATGCTACATAGCAACGAGGGCACCGTAAATCTCCCCCTTATCCTCAATCCACTCGACAGGCCCCGACAGATGGTGTGCCACCAACACGGCAAGCCCTCCACAACCAATTACCAGGTGCTAGAACGCCGCAACGGCCAAACTCGCGTAGCCTTTTACCCGCTAACCGGCCGTACCCACCAGCTAAGGGTACACGCCGCTCATCCCCACGGGTTATGCTGCCCCATTGTTGGCGACGAACTCTACGGCTCCAAGGCTAACCGCCTTTACCTCCATGCCGAATACCTGGAGTTTACCCATCCAGTAAAACAAAGTATTATTAGGTTGGAAAAGTTGGCGAGGTTTTAG